One window of Halopelagius longus genomic DNA carries:
- the tenA gene encoding thiaminase II: MAFTDELEPEADEIWTAIVEHPMVRRLGEGTLDEGPFREWVRQDYYYLREYSRTFALAASSARRLDRMGTFAELLHSTLNTEMDLHRSYAAEFGITEEELEATDPSPTTRAYTDFLVRTASVETFGETVAAILPCMWGFNETARRLAADGVPDHDQYAAWIEMYEGEEFTELTEWCLDLMDEVARESAPTDRERYRERFLTSARYEYRFWDAAWRRETWQV; the protein is encoded by the coding sequence ATGGCGTTCACCGACGAACTCGAACCGGAGGCCGACGAAATCTGGACCGCCATCGTCGAACACCCGATGGTCCGACGGTTGGGCGAGGGAACCTTAGACGAGGGTCCGTTCCGCGAGTGGGTCAGACAGGACTACTACTACCTGCGGGAGTACAGTCGGACGTTCGCCCTCGCGGCGTCCTCGGCGCGGCGTCTCGACCGGATGGGGACGTTCGCGGAACTCCTCCACTCGACGTTGAACACGGAGATGGACCTCCACCGGTCGTACGCCGCCGAGTTCGGCATCACCGAGGAGGAACTGGAGGCGACCGACCCCTCGCCGACGACGCGGGCGTACACGGACTTTCTCGTCCGGACGGCGTCGGTGGAGACGTTCGGCGAGACGGTGGCGGCCATCCTCCCGTGCATGTGGGGGTTCAACGAGACGGCGCGCAGACTCGCCGCCGACGGCGTCCCGGACCACGACCAGTACGCGGCGTGGATAGAGATGTACGAGGGCGAGGAGTTCACCGAACTCACGGAGTGGTGTCTCGACCTGATGGACGAGGTGGCGCGCGAGTCCGCGCCGACCGACAGGGAACGGTACCGGGAGCGGTTCCTCACCTCCGCGCGGTACGAGTACCGCTTCTGGGACGCCGCGTGGCGGCGAGAGACGTGGCAGGTGTAG
- a CDS encoding TRAP transporter permease — translation MTDSHDDGRSADRHDDRECASDCRSDERSDASTPDAGTERSYLTDGGRDTDDTNAEDVDAAPAGAATDEVDEEMSEEEAQELIEEIERKRSFAGPAAILVSAIAIAFSLFQVWLAARGFEFQAELPFVGEVGFGALQLLQVNAVHVAFGLVLAFLLFPPTTGDGAIARRLAAVVPALGDRLGDDNPVTRAAVGARRVVRWLAVDPERERVTPIDAVFVVCAAATAAYMVFEFDEIQQLRVLGLEAGRSVAQYLGPQGPFAAATNVIPLGEIVGVLPFSDVAYAYVLGVVGVLLVLEATRRSLGVYLMLIVASFIVYARYGYLIPGSAPLVGVLSIPEGSWANIVQNLWYNTENGVFGIPVTVSVQFIYIFILFGAFLEMSGAGQWFIDLAYAATGTRRGGPAKASILASGFMGTISGSSIANTVTTGAFTIPLMKKSGYRPEFAGGVEASASSGGQILPPVMGAAAFLMIEFIGVPFSDIIIAATIPAVVFFFGVWVMVHLEAVRADIGGLDASDVVAVPKHLRKGWFYLVPILLLLYFLLVERLTVARSAWYTLVAIMALIAGVAAYNRRTRVPLVGSIAALLLAQFVSFLLTGVGVVDAATGGAEGGMAPAAAASAAAGDLGTVVVLVSLAFLVVRRQTESPLMDLDPAVDETSERLSGAVGLPRLADLSATRYAAFLGKSLDSGARTATEVVIAVAAAGIIPGVVSATGLGPNLTALIKAVAAGSIVLLLLFTAIASIILGMGMPTTVTYIILVSLLGPAIAQSSDIPLLAAHLFILYFGVIADITPPVAVAAYAASGIARSDPFKTGIEAFSLSLNKAIVPFAFALTPGILLLRGRGADARVITFADVADVGWFVPEVVIPVAGVFVGVVGLGVTVIGHLYGPADRSDRALFAASAFLLMAPMLVLNAFTDLTGAVGLLENFGDPVVVDVAMRFVGGALFGALVLQNRRSADEEAEATAVSASD, via the coding sequence ATGACTGACTCACACGACGACGGTCGGTCCGCCGACCGACACGACGACCGAGAGTGCGCGAGCGACTGCCGTTCGGACGAGCGTTCCGACGCCTCGACGCCGGACGCGGGGACGGAGCGGTCGTATCTGACCGACGGCGGACGAGATACAGACGATACGAACGCCGAGGACGTGGACGCGGCGCCCGCGGGCGCGGCCACAGACGAGGTGGACGAGGAGATGTCCGAGGAGGAGGCCCAAGAGCTCATAGAGGAGATAGAGCGGAAGCGCTCCTTCGCCGGACCGGCCGCGATTCTCGTCTCCGCCATCGCCATCGCCTTCTCGCTGTTTCAGGTGTGGCTGGCCGCCCGCGGATTCGAGTTCCAAGCCGAACTGCCGTTCGTCGGCGAAGTCGGATTCGGCGCGCTCCAACTCCTGCAGGTCAACGCCGTCCACGTCGCCTTCGGTCTCGTCTTGGCGTTTCTCCTCTTCCCGCCGACCACCGGCGACGGCGCGATAGCGCGCAGGCTCGCCGCCGTCGTCCCCGCACTGGGGGACAGACTGGGCGACGACAACCCCGTCACCCGCGCGGCCGTCGGCGCGCGCCGCGTCGTCCGGTGGCTCGCGGTCGACCCCGAGCGAGAGCGCGTTACGCCGATAGACGCGGTGTTCGTCGTCTGCGCCGCGGCGACGGCGGCGTACATGGTGTTCGAGTTCGACGAGATTCAACAACTGCGCGTCCTCGGCCTCGAAGCCGGCCGGAGCGTCGCGCAGTATCTCGGCCCGCAAGGCCCGTTCGCGGCGGCGACGAACGTGATTCCGCTCGGCGAGATAGTGGGCGTCCTGCCGTTCTCGGACGTCGCCTACGCCTACGTCCTCGGCGTCGTCGGCGTCCTCCTCGTCCTCGAAGCGACGCGGCGGTCGCTGGGCGTCTACCTGATGCTCATCGTCGCGTCGTTCATCGTCTACGCGCGGTACGGCTACCTCATCCCGGGAAGCGCGCCCCTCGTCGGCGTCCTCTCCATCCCGGAGGGGTCGTGGGCGAACATCGTCCAGAACCTCTGGTACAACACCGAAAACGGGGTGTTCGGCATCCCGGTGACCGTCTCGGTGCAGTTCATCTACATCTTCATCCTCTTCGGGGCGTTCCTGGAGATGTCCGGCGCGGGGCAGTGGTTCATCGACCTCGCGTACGCGGCGACGGGGACGCGACGCGGCGGTCCCGCGAAGGCGTCCATCCTCGCGTCGGGGTTCATGGGGACGATATCGGGGTCGTCCATCGCGAACACCGTCACCACCGGCGCGTTCACCATCCCCCTGATGAAGAAGTCGGGCTACCGCCCCGAGTTCGCGGGCGGCGTGGAAGCCTCGGCGTCCTCGGGCGGGCAGATTCTCCCGCCAGTGATGGGCGCGGCGGCGTTCCTGATGATAGAGTTCATCGGCGTGCCGTTCTCCGACATCATCATCGCCGCCACCATCCCGGCCGTCGTGTTCTTCTTCGGCGTCTGGGTGATGGTCCACCTCGAAGCCGTGCGCGCCGACATCGGCGGACTCGACGCCAGCGACGTCGTCGCCGTGCCGAAACACCTCCGGAAGGGGTGGTTCTACCTCGTCCCCATCCTGCTTCTGCTGTACTTCCTCCTCGTCGAGCGCCTGACGGTCGCTCGCTCGGCGTGGTACACGCTGGTCGCCATCATGGCGCTCATCGCCGGCGTCGCCGCGTACAACCGGCGGACGCGCGTCCCCCTCGTCGGGAGCATCGCGGCGCTTCTGCTCGCGCAGTTCGTCTCGTTCCTCCTGACGGGCGTCGGCGTCGTAGACGCCGCGACGGGCGGCGCGGAGGGCGGCATGGCCCCCGCCGCCGCCGCCTCGGCCGCCGCGGGTGACCTCGGAACCGTCGTCGTCCTCGTGAGCCTCGCGTTCCTCGTCGTCCGCCGGCAGACGGAGTCGCCGCTCATGGACCTCGACCCGGCGGTGGACGAGACGAGCGAGCGACTTTCCGGGGCCGTGGGCCTCCCCCGACTGGCCGACCTGAGCGCCACCCGGTACGCGGCGTTCCTCGGCAAGTCGCTCGACTCGGGCGCGCGGACGGCGACGGAAGTCGTCATCGCCGTCGCCGCCGCCGGCATCATCCCCGGCGTCGTCAGCGCGACGGGCCTCGGCCCGAACCTGACGGCCCTCATCAAAGCCGTCGCCGCGGGCTCTATCGTCCTGCTGCTTCTGTTCACCGCCATCGCCTCCATCATCCTCGGGATGGGGATGCCGACGACGGTGACGTACATCATCCTCGTGTCGCTTCTCGGCCCCGCCATCGCCCAGTCGAGCGACATTCCGCTCCTGGCGGCGCACCTGTTCATCCTCTACTTCGGCGTCATCGCCGACATCACGCCGCCGGTGGCCGTGGCGGCGTACGCGGCGTCCGGCATCGCCCGCTCGGACCCGTTCAAGACCGGCATCGAGGCGTTCTCGCTGTCGCTCAACAAGGCCATCGTGCCGTTCGCCTTCGCGCTCACCCCCGGCATCCTCCTGCTCCGCGGGCGCGGCGCGGACGCGCGCGTCATCACGTTCGCGGACGTGGCCGACGTGGGCTGGTTCGTCCCGGAGGTGGTGATTCCCGTCGCGGGCGTGTTCGTCGGCGTCGTCGGCCTCGGCGTCACCGTCATCGGCCACCTGTACGGACCCGCCGACCGCTCGGACCGCGCCCTGTTCGCGGCGTCGGCGTTCCTGCTGATGGCTCCGATGCTGGTTCTCAACGCCTTCACCGACCTCACCGGCGCGGTGGGCCTCTTGGAGAACTTCGGCGACCCGGTGGTCGTGGACGTGGCGATGCGGTTCGTCGGCGGCGCTCTCTTCGGCGCGCTCGTCCTCCAGAACCGTCGGAGCGCCGACGAGGAGGCCGAGGCGACGGCCGTCTCGGCGAGCGACTGA
- a CDS encoding NAD(P)/FAD-dependent oxidoreductase, translating to MTDSYDAVVVGGGIVGSSVAYHLAREGTDALLADRRDEGRATDAGAGILSPATTSRDDETWVRFAVEAVDYYDELVSALEAEQDGPHGYAERGLLSVAVDDAEADAYDRTLELVRKRRERYGTPAPGTIRELDAEEAKSRFPPLAETERAFYYDAAARVDGRTFEAALRRAGRTHGLTEREASVAEIRLDGGEVRGVTLEDGSEIDAENVVVAGGAWSAAFESQLGVEVPVEPQRGQIVHLDVDEDTEGWPIVSPFEGHYMVSWDDGRVAAGATRETGAGFAPHTTVAGLREVFEEVLRVAPGLSDASLRTLRVGLRPLSEDGHPVLGEVPGVSGAYVATGHGPTGLQLGPYSGKLLAQAVRGETPDTDISQFGIGRF from the coding sequence GTGACAGACAGCTACGATGCGGTAGTGGTCGGCGGCGGCATCGTCGGGTCGTCCGTCGCCTACCACCTCGCTCGCGAGGGCACCGACGCCCTCCTCGCGGACCGCCGCGACGAGGGCCGCGCGACGGACGCCGGCGCGGGCATCCTCTCGCCGGCGACGACGAGTAGAGACGACGAAACGTGGGTCCGCTTCGCCGTCGAAGCCGTCGACTACTACGACGAGTTGGTGTCGGCGCTCGAAGCCGAACAGGACGGCCCCCACGGGTACGCGGAGCGCGGACTGCTCTCCGTCGCCGTCGACGACGCGGAGGCCGACGCGTACGACCGGACGCTCGAACTCGTCCGAAAACGGCGGGAGCGATACGGGACGCCCGCGCCGGGGACGATTCGCGAACTCGACGCCGAGGAGGCGAAATCGCGGTTCCCGCCGCTCGCGGAGACGGAACGCGCGTTCTACTACGACGCCGCCGCCCGCGTGGACGGGCGGACGTTCGAGGCGGCCCTCAGGCGCGCCGGGCGGACGCACGGCCTGACCGAACGCGAGGCGAGCGTCGCGGAGATACGCCTCGACGGCGGTGAGGTTCGCGGCGTCACGCTCGAAGACGGGAGCGAAATCGACGCCGAGAACGTCGTCGTCGCGGGCGGCGCGTGGTCGGCGGCGTTCGAATCGCAGTTGGGCGTCGAGGTGCCCGTCGAACCGCAACGCGGGCAGATAGTCCACCTCGACGTGGACGAAGACACCGAGGGGTGGCCCATCGTCAGTCCGTTCGAGGGTCACTACATGGTGTCGTGGGACGACGGGCGCGTCGCCGCGGGCGCGACGCGGGAGACGGGTGCGGGGTTCGCACCGCACACCACCGTCGCGGGCCTGCGCGAGGTGTTCGAGGAAGTGCTCCGCGTCGCGCCGGGACTGTCGGACGCGTCGCTCCGAACGTTGCGCGTCGGGCTCAGACCGCTGAGCGAGGACGGCCACCCCGTCTTGGGCGAGGTTCCCGGCGTCTCCGGCGCGTACGTCGCCACCGGACACGGACCGACCGGTCTCCAACTCGGCCCGTACAGCGGAAAACTACTCGCGCAGGCGGTTCGGGGCGAGACGCCCGACACCGACATCTCGCAGTTCGGAATCGGACGGTTCTGA
- a CDS encoding IMPACT family protein, which produces MSDDAYRTVAGRGEAAFEVRGSEFIGYVAPANSVEEAEAFVAEINERHPDATHNVPAYRVPAGGESAGAGTMLREYSSDDGEPSGSSGNPALNVLVQREIRNVVAVVTRYYGGTNLGVGGLARAYSRGVKEAIDDAGVVEELPHETFSVAVEYDDSGTVRGLLESAGVEFDAAYEADVSFDVRAPTEEGAALRDEIRSATSGRADIE; this is translated from the coding sequence ATGAGCGACGACGCCTACCGCACCGTCGCCGGACGCGGCGAGGCCGCATTCGAGGTTCGGGGGTCGGAGTTCATCGGCTACGTCGCGCCCGCAAACTCCGTCGAGGAGGCGGAGGCGTTCGTCGCCGAGATAAACGAGCGACACCCCGACGCGACGCACAACGTCCCCGCCTACCGCGTCCCCGCGGGGGGCGAGTCGGCGGGCGCGGGGACGATGCTCCGAGAGTACTCCTCGGACGACGGCGAACCGTCCGGCTCCTCGGGCAACCCCGCCCTGAACGTCCTCGTCCAACGGGAGATTCGGAACGTCGTGGCCGTCGTCACGCGCTACTACGGCGGGACGAACCTCGGCGTCGGCGGACTCGCGCGGGCGTACTCCCGCGGCGTCAAGGAGGCCATCGACGACGCGGGCGTCGTCGAGGAACTCCCCCACGAGACGTTCTCCGTCGCCGTCGAGTACGACGACTCCGGGACCGTCCGCGGCCTGTTGGAGAGCGCGGGCGTCGAGTTCGACGCGGCCTACGAGGCGGACGTCTCCTTCGACGTTCGAGCGCCGACCGAGGAGGGTGCGGCGCTCAGAGACGAGATTCGAAGCGCCACCAGCGGTCGGGCCGACATCGAGTGA
- a CDS encoding TAXI family TRAP transporter solute-binding subunit yields the protein MSRKLNRRNFVAAAGLAGIAGLAGCSGGGGGGEGTEGEETTGGEGTTAGEETTAGEETTEGEGGDGGSSRLSWHAGGTGGTYFPLSNEFKSVVEENTDYKLQVQSTGASVENVGSLARGDADFALIQNDIAYFAANGEGIDAFQGSPVKNLRGVATLYPETIHIVTLANTGIEQPSDLSGATINTGDLGSGTQVNAVQILEALGISDYSEQNTGFSQASDQLRNGDIDAAFVVGGWPVGAIEELSATNDVRIVPIEGENRQAVMDSAPFYAEDEIPSGTYGLESAAPTVSVQAMIATNAEQPEQTVQEVTAAIFDNVDQLSIKTDFISKESAQDGMSIDLHPGAQAYFGK from the coding sequence ATGTCTCGAAAACTGAATCGACGTAACTTCGTTGCGGCCGCAGGCCTCGCTGGCATCGCCGGCCTCGCCGGATGTTCCGGCGGCGGCGGTGGCGGCGAAGGCACCGAGGGCGAAGAGACGACCGGTGGCGAGGGAACCACCGCCGGTGAGGAGACGACGGCGGGCGAGGAGACGACCGAAGGCGAGGGCGGCGACGGCGGCAGTTCGCGCCTCTCGTGGCACGCCGGCGGCACGGGCGGGACGTACTTCCCCCTCTCGAACGAGTTCAAGTCGGTCGTCGAGGAGAACACCGACTACAAACTGCAGGTCCAGTCCACCGGCGCGTCCGTCGAGAACGTCGGCAGTCTGGCCCGCGGCGACGCCGACTTCGCCCTCATCCAGAACGACATCGCCTACTTCGCGGCCAACGGCGAGGGCATCGACGCCTTCCAAGGGAGTCCCGTCAAGAACCTCCGCGGCGTCGCGACGCTGTACCCCGAAACCATCCACATCGTCACGCTGGCGAACACGGGCATCGAACAGCCCTCGGACCTCTCGGGTGCGACCATCAACACCGGTGACCTCGGGTCGGGCACGCAGGTGAACGCGGTCCAGATCCTCGAAGCCCTCGGCATCAGCGACTACTCCGAGCAGAACACCGGCTTCTCGCAGGCGTCCGACCAACTCCGCAACGGCGACATCGACGCCGCGTTCGTCGTCGGCGGGTGGCCCGTCGGCGCCATCGAGGAACTCTCCGCGACGAACGACGTGCGCATCGTCCCCATCGAGGGCGAGAACCGACAAGCCGTCATGGACTCCGCGCCGTTCTACGCAGAAGACGAGATTCCGTCCGGCACGTACGGCCTCGAGTCGGCCGCGCCGACGGTGTCCGTCCAAGCGATGATCGCGACGAACGCCGAACAGCCCGAACAGACCGTCCAAGAGGTCACGGCGGCCATCTTCGACAACGTGGACCAACTCTCCATCAAGACGGACTTCATCAGCAAGGAGTCGGCACAGGACGGCATGTCCATCGACCTCCACCCCGGGGCGCAGGCGTACTTCGGTAAGTAA
- a CDS encoding DUF1850 domain-containing protein codes for MNGRTLGRFAAIFLVLVLTVGASAAVPGGNVLVVSDAETGEDLLTVPVSEGTTVAIEYTHSVEKTQVIDEYTVRGDELEMTRMVFHSFGAGLPARADVRHVNGSYVFDPPGSYEEFYVKPGHVAGHELRVGDETYDLVALSDARSVRLSIEQRSLLDRALPAFTRQ; via the coding sequence ATGAACGGACGAACGCTCGGCCGGTTCGCTGCTATCTTTCTCGTACTCGTCCTGACGGTGGGGGCGAGCGCGGCGGTACCGGGAGGTAACGTACTCGTCGTCAGCGACGCCGAAACCGGCGAAGACCTGCTGACCGTCCCCGTCTCGGAGGGAACGACCGTCGCGATAGAGTACACTCACAGCGTCGAGAAGACGCAGGTGATAGACGAGTACACCGTCCGCGGCGACGAACTGGAGATGACGCGGATGGTGTTTCACTCGTTCGGCGCCGGCCTCCCCGCCCGCGCGGACGTCCGCCACGTGAACGGGTCGTACGTCTTCGACCCGCCGGGGTCCTACGAGGAGTTCTACGTCAAGCCCGGCCACGTCGCCGGCCACGAACTCCGCGTCGGCGACGAGACGTACGACCTCGTCGCCCTCTCCGACGCGCGGAGCGTTCGCCTCAGTATCGAGCAACGGTCGCTTCTGGACCGGGCCCTCCCCGCCTTCACACGACAATGA
- the thiD gene encoding bifunctional hydroxymethylpyrimidine kinase/phosphomethylpyrimidine kinase → MRTPAPDVRPVALTVAGSDSGGGAGIQADLKTMEASGVFGTSVITSVTAQNTRGVSSIHPVPTEEVRAQYEAVTEDFEVGAAKTGMLGTAEMVETVTDCVAEAPFPVVVDPVMVATSGDRLLDRDAERAYEDLIAESAVVTPNADEAAVLTGTEPTDESAAREAGEALVEMGAEAALVKGGHAPGEEVVDVLVTEKSRVSFAHERVDTDATHGSGCTLSSAIAANLARGMDATAAVDSAVAFLQRAIRYPLDVGEGPGSVHHLAEMRDRAGRTETVEAVEGVVDKLVSAGARALVPEVGLNVVGATPYAERPDELAAVEGRIARTKSGVRPNRGVRVGASSHLSEFLLAVREVDSTARFAANCRFDDDVADAMDALGWSVARVESAGEDGDGGESVSRAAVRRAVEPPTETPAAVVDGGAVGREPLARVVAADADTLAGRLTSLAAELDSA, encoded by the coding sequence ATGCGGACGCCCGCGCCCGACGTGCGGCCCGTCGCACTCACCGTCGCCGGAAGCGACTCCGGGGGCGGGGCGGGCATCCAAGCGGACCTGAAGACGATGGAGGCGTCCGGCGTCTTCGGGACGAGCGTTATCACGAGCGTCACCGCCCAGAACACCCGCGGCGTCTCCTCGATACATCCCGTCCCGACCGAGGAGGTGCGGGCGCAGTACGAGGCGGTGACCGAGGACTTCGAGGTGGGCGCGGCGAAGACGGGGATGCTCGGCACCGCGGAGATGGTCGAGACGGTCACCGACTGCGTCGCCGAGGCGCCGTTCCCCGTCGTCGTGGACCCGGTGATGGTCGCCACCTCGGGCGACAGACTGCTCGACAGGGACGCCGAACGCGCCTACGAGGACCTTATCGCGGAGTCCGCGGTGGTGACGCCGAACGCCGACGAGGCCGCCGTCCTCACGGGCACCGAACCGACCGACGAGTCCGCGGCGCGAGAGGCGGGCGAAGCGTTGGTCGAGATGGGTGCGGAGGCCGCACTCGTGAAAGGCGGTCACGCTCCCGGCGAGGAAGTCGTCGACGTTCTCGTCACCGAGAAGTCGCGCGTCTCCTTCGCCCACGAACGCGTCGACACCGACGCGACGCACGGGTCGGGATGTACGCTGTCGAGCGCGATAGCCGCGAACCTCGCGCGGGGGATGGACGCCACCGCCGCGGTGGACTCGGCCGTGGCGTTCCTCCAACGCGCCATCCGCTACCCCCTCGACGTCGGCGAAGGGCCGGGGTCGGTCCACCACCTCGCGGAGATGCGCGACCGGGCGGGCCGCACGGAGACGGTCGAAGCGGTGGAGGGCGTCGTGGACAAACTCGTCAGCGCGGGCGCGCGCGCACTCGTCCCCGAAGTCGGCCTGAACGTCGTCGGGGCGACGCCGTACGCGGAACGCCCGGACGAACTCGCGGCGGTCGAGGGTCGAATCGCGCGGACGAAGTCGGGCGTGCGGCCGAACCGGGGCGTCCGCGTCGGCGCGTCGAGTCACCTCTCCGAGTTCCTCCTCGCCGTCCGCGAAGTCGATTCGACCGCCCGGTTCGCGGCGAACTGCCGGTTCGACGACGACGTGGCGGACGCGATGGACGCCCTCGGGTGGTCGGTCGCCCGCGTCGAATCCGCGGGCGAGGACGGTGACGGCGGCGAGAGCGTCTCGCGGGCGGCTGTGCGGAGAGCGGTCGAACCGCCGACGGAGACGCCCGCGGCGGTCGTAGACGGCGGCGCGGTCGGCAGAGAACCGTTGGCGCGCGTCGTCGCCGCCGACGCGGACACCCTCGCGGGACGACTGACGTCGCTGGCCGCCGAACTCGACTCGGCGTAG
- a CDS encoding S9 family peptidase gives MTRVSATDYRDIAQVEDPRVSPDGDRVAFVRKVPTDDESYEQTVYLVPTDGKGEARRFTVSEGVDSQPRWSPSGDRLAFVSTRGADDDRPQLWVLPVAGGEAERVTDVPGGVGNVAWSPDGSKIAFQQSTTAEEREEGLDTDLGDEEYEREAPDPRVVDRLVYRQHGRYKDGAEPHVYVVHLDEAGDGGGAEADAGENANADAPRVERLTDGEYGHVSPAWGDSETLYFGVKRQQGDTEPDDSAVIDIVAHDLSTGETEDVTRTTAWGLVLDATADGRLAFGRTPEEQISMRQSDVVVYDREADEEYVPTENLDRDIALQGGLSWGPNEERVYFLTPDEGDYVARRVPGDASGEPDVLVGEGHATAVSVGGPADDPVVAVAKSEWDHRGDVFCLREGEERRLTNVNADYLEGVDVQEPEEIRFESDDGVELQGWVLTPPEFDPEETYPLAVEVHGGPHAMWSPTGTMWHEFQLLAARGYVVFWSNPRGSTGYGEEFATAIERNWGEVTMTDVMAGVELVCERDYVDEENAFLTGGSFGGFMTGWMVGETDFFRGAVAQRGVYDLSSFYGSTDAFKLIEGDFDTTPWDEPEFLWEQSPVARAADVSTPTLVMHAENDFRVPVNNGEMFYLFLRKNGVETRLVRYPREGHELSRSGEPAHVVDRLERTVRWFDGYSDHHDAPKALERGDDGLSAAENDEDGSGEDDGDD, from the coding sequence ATGACTCGCGTCTCCGCGACCGACTATCGCGACATCGCACAGGTCGAAGACCCGCGGGTGTCGCCCGACGGCGACCGCGTCGCGTTCGTCCGAAAGGTGCCGACCGACGACGAATCGTACGAACAGACGGTCTACCTCGTCCCGACGGACGGCAAGGGGGAGGCTCGACGGTTCACCGTCTCGGAGGGCGTCGACTCCCAACCGCGGTGGAGTCCCTCCGGCGACCGACTCGCGTTCGTCTCCACGCGGGGCGCGGACGACGACCGGCCGCAACTCTGGGTTCTCCCCGTCGCCGGCGGCGAGGCCGAACGCGTCACGGACGTTCCCGGCGGCGTCGGCAACGTCGCGTGGAGTCCCGACGGGTCGAAGATAGCCTTCCAGCAGTCCACGACGGCCGAGGAACGCGAGGAGGGCCTCGATACCGACCTCGGCGACGAGGAGTACGAACGCGAGGCGCCGGACCCCCGCGTCGTGGACCGACTCGTCTACCGTCAGCACGGCCGGTACAAGGACGGCGCGGAACCGCACGTCTACGTCGTCCACCTCGACGAGGCGGGGGACGGAGGCGGCGCGGAGGCGGACGCGGGCGAGAACGCGAACGCCGACGCCCCCCGCGTCGAACGACTCACCGACGGCGAGTACGGCCACGTCTCGCCCGCGTGGGGCGACTCGGAGACGCTCTACTTCGGCGTCAAGCGCCAGCAGGGCGACACGGAACCCGACGACAGCGCCGTCATCGACATCGTGGCCCACGACCTCTCGACGGGCGAGACGGAGGACGTGACGCGGACGACGGCGTGGGGCCTCGTCCTCGACGCGACTGCGGACGGCCGTCTCGCGTTCGGTCGGACGCCCGAAGAGCAGATCTCGATGCGGCAGTCCGACGTGGTGGTGTACGACCGGGAGGCCGACGAGGAGTACGTCCCGACGGAGAACTTGGACCGCGATATCGCCCTTCAAGGCGGCCTCTCGTGGGGGCCGAACGAGGAACGCGTCTACTTCCTGACGCCCGACGAGGGCGACTACGTGGCGCGCCGGGTTCCGGGCGACGCGTCCGGCGAACCGGACGTCCTCGTCGGCGAGGGCCACGCCACGGCGGTGTCCGTCGGCGGACCGGCCGACGACCCGGTGGTCGCCGTCGCAAAGAGCGAGTGGGACCACCGCGGCGACGTGTTCTGCCTGCGAGAGGGCGAGGAACGCCGCCTCACGAACGTCAACGCCGACTACCTCGAAGGCGTTGACGTGCAGGAACCCGAGGAGATACGGTTCGAATCCGACGATGGTGTCGAGCTACAAGGGTGGGTGCTGACTCCGCCGGAGTTCGACCCCGAGGAGACGTACCCCCTCGCCGTCGAGGTGCACGGCGGCCCGCACGCGATGTGGTCTCCGACGGGCACCATGTGGCACGAGTTCCAACTGCTGGCGGCCCGCGGGTACGTCGTCTTCTGGTCGAACCCGCGCGGTTCCACCGGGTACGGCGAGGAGTTCGCCACCGCCATCGAGCGAAACTGGGGCGAGGTGACGATGACGGACGTGATGGCGGGCGTCGAACTCGTCTGCGAACGCGACTACGTGGACGAGGAGAACGCCTTCCTCACCGGCGGTTCCTTCGGCGGGTTCATGACCGGGTGGATGGTCGGCGAGACGGACTTCTTCCGCGGCGCGGTGGCCCAACGCGGCGTCTACGACCTCTCGTCGTTCTACGGGTCGACGGACGCGTTCAAACTGATCGAGGGCGACTTCGACACGACGCCGTGGGACGAACCGGAGTTCCTCTGGGAACAGTCGCCCGTCGCCCGCGCCGCCGACGTGTCGACGCCGACGCTGGTGATGCACGCCGAGAACGACTTCCGCGTCCCGGTCAACAACGGCGAGATGTTCTACCTGTTCCTGCGGAAGAACGGCGTCGAGACGCGCCTCGTGCGCTACCCCCGCGAGGGGCACGAACTCTCCCGGTCGGGCGAACCGGCGCACGTAGTGGACCGACTCGAACGCACCGTTCGCTGGTTCGACGGCTACTCCGACCACCACGACGCTCCGAAGGCCCTCGAACGCGGCGACGACGGCCTCTCGGCGGCCGAAAACGACGAGGACGGGAGCGGCGAGGACGACGGCGACGACTGA